Proteins encoded by one window of Acetivibrio thermocellus ATCC 27405:
- a CDS encoding HD domain-containing protein: MGLISLEDLKNNEEIRALFEVADRQLAALGYTEHSFRHVGLVAKEAGEILKTLGFPEREVELAKIAGYLHDIGNAVNRVDHAHSGAILAYNILTKMGMSYSEAAEIMLAIGNHDENTGAPVSNISAALILADKSDVHRTRVRNNDMATFDIHDRVNYAVESSELYVDKEKKLVVLELQIDTKICPVMDYFEIFLVRMTMNRRAAEYLGLKFKLIINGTHLL, translated from the coding sequence ATGGGCCTTATATCATTGGAAGATTTGAAAAACAATGAAGAAATCAGGGCGCTTTTTGAAGTGGCGGACAGGCAGCTTGCAGCATTGGGATATACCGAGCATTCCTTCAGACATGTCGGATTGGTTGCAAAAGAAGCGGGAGAAATACTTAAGACTCTGGGATTTCCTGAACGGGAAGTTGAGCTTGCCAAAATTGCAGGCTATCTCCATGATATCGGAAACGCAGTGAACAGGGTGGATCATGCCCATTCGGGGGCAATACTGGCTTATAATATTTTGACCAAAATGGGTATGAGCTACAGCGAAGCGGCGGAGATAATGCTGGCTATCGGAAATCACGACGAGAATACGGGAGCGCCTGTTAGCAATATTTCTGCAGCTCTTATTCTTGCGGACAAGTCCGATGTTCACAGAACCCGCGTAAGGAACAATGACATGGCGACCTTTGACATTCATGACAGGGTGAACTATGCTGTTGAAAGCTCTGAATTGTATGTGGACAAGGAAAAAAAGCTGGTGGTTCTGGAACTTCAGATAGATACAAAAATCTGTCCGGTAATGGATTATTTTGAAATATTTTTGGTCCGAATGACCATGAACAGAAGGGCTGCGGAGTATTTGGGACTTAAATTCAAGCTTATAATTAACGGAACCCATCTCCTTTAA
- the scfB gene encoding thioether cross-link-forming SCIFF peptide maturase — protein sequence MAMIHKFSMMGTNIVVDVNSGAVHVVDDISFDILDYYKNFTAGEIKNKLAHKYNADEIDEALREIESLEAEGLLFSEDPYKEYVSSMDRKSVVKALCLHISHDCNLRCKYCFASTGNFGGQRNMMSLEVGKKAIDFLISESGNRKNLEIDFFGGEPMMNFDVVKGIIEYARQKEKEHNKNFRFTLTTNGLLLNDENIKYINENMQNIVLSIDGRKEVNDRMRIRIDGSGCYDDILPKFKYVAESRNQDNYYVRGTFTRENMDFSNDVLHLADEGFRQISVEPVVAAKDSGYDLREEDLPRLFEEYEKLAYEYVKRRKEGNWFNFFHFMIDLTQGPCIVKRLTGCGSGHEYLAVTPEGDIYPCHQFVGNEKFKMGNVKEGVLNRDIQNYFKNSNVYTKKECDSCWAKFYCSGGCAANSYNFHKDINTVYKVGCELEKKRVECALWIKAQEM from the coding sequence ATGGCAATGATTCACAAGTTTTCAATGATGGGAACCAACATAGTTGTGGATGTCAACAGCGGCGCCGTCCATGTGGTGGATGACATATCCTTCGACATACTGGATTATTATAAAAACTTTACTGCTGGGGAGATTAAAAACAAACTTGCTCACAAGTACAATGCAGATGAAATCGATGAAGCACTGAGGGAAATTGAAAGTCTCGAAGCGGAAGGGCTGCTTTTTTCCGAAGACCCTTACAAAGAGTATGTTTCTTCCATGGACAGAAAGTCGGTGGTAAAGGCGCTGTGTCTTCATATATCCCATGACTGCAATTTAAGATGTAAATACTGTTTTGCATCCACCGGAAATTTCGGCGGACAGAGAAACATGATGAGCCTGGAAGTTGGCAAAAAAGCCATTGACTTTTTGATTTCAGAATCGGGAAATCGGAAGAATCTGGAAATAGATTTCTTTGGCGGAGAGCCAATGATGAACTTTGACGTGGTAAAGGGGATTATTGAATACGCCCGTCAAAAGGAAAAAGAACACAATAAAAATTTCAGATTTACATTGACGACAAACGGACTGCTTTTGAATGATGAAAATATAAAGTATATAAATGAAAATATGCAAAATATTGTGCTGAGCATCGACGGGCGCAAGGAAGTAAACGACAGGATGCGAATAAGAATTGACGGCAGCGGCTGTTATGATGATATACTGCCGAAGTTTAAATATGTCGCAGAGTCCAGAAATCAGGATAATTACTATGTTAGAGGAACCTTTACCAGGGAAAATATGGATTTTTCCAATGATGTGCTGCATCTGGCCGATGAAGGCTTCAGGCAGATTTCGGTGGAGCCTGTGGTTGCGGCAAAGGACAGCGGATATGATTTGAGGGAGGAAGATCTTCCAAGGCTTTTTGAAGAATATGAGAAGCTGGCATATGAGTATGTGAAAAGAAGAAAAGAGGGAAATTGGTTTAATTTCTTCCATTTTATGATTGACCTGACTCAAGGCCCCTGCATTGTCAAAAGATTGACCGGTTGCGGCTCGGGACATGAGTATCTTGCGGTTACTCCCGAAGGAGACATTTACCCCTGCCATCAATTTGTAGGAAATGAAAAGTTTAAAATGGGTAATGTCAAAGAAGGAGTTTTGAACAGGGACATTCAAAACTATTTCAAAAACTCCAATGTATATACAAAGAAAGAATGCGACAGCTGCTGGGCAAAGTTTTATTGCAGCGGAGGATGTGCCGCCAATTCGTATAATTTTCATAAAGATATCAATACTGTGTACAAAGTCGGATGCGAATTGGAGAAAAAAAGAGTTGAATGCGCATTGTGGATAAAGGCACAGGAGATGTAA
- the scfA gene encoding six-cysteine ranthipeptide SCIFF: MKHIKILNGSTLKDSLKKGGCGECQTSCQSACKTSCTVANQSCEKR, encoded by the coding sequence ATGAAGCATATTAAGATTTTAAACGGATCAACATTAAAAGACAGCTTGAAAAAAGGTGGATGCGGCGAGTGCCAGACTTCTTGCCAGTCAGCTTGCAAGACTTCCTGCACCGTAGCGAACCAAAGCTGTGAAAAAAGGTAA
- a CDS encoding RluA family pseudouridine synthase: MEEIILVSNESGIRIDAWLCGKVKDYSRSYIQKLINDGMILVNGKPVKSNYKIKQNDEILARIPEPQVLDVVAEDIDVPILYEDEHIIVVDKPKGMVVHPAAGNYSGTLVNALLKHCGTNLSNINGIIRPGIVHRIDKDTSGVLVVAKSNAAHEGLSEKLKDHDIERVYIAVVHGIIREDYGKIDAPIGRHPVDRKKMAVNTKNGRRAVTRFKVLERFKDATYIEATLETGRTHQIRVHMSYIGFPIIGDTVYGRKNDIYNINGQALHAKKLGFVHPIKGEYMEFESPLPEYFKELLEKLRKS; this comes from the coding sequence ATGGAAGAAATTATACTTGTTTCCAATGAAAGCGGGATAAGGATTGATGCGTGGCTTTGCGGAAAGGTCAAAGATTATTCAAGGTCGTATATACAAAAGCTTATAAACGATGGAATGATACTTGTAAACGGAAAACCTGTAAAATCAAACTACAAGATAAAACAAAACGACGAGATACTGGCAAGAATACCGGAGCCTCAAGTTCTTGATGTGGTGGCGGAGGATATTGATGTGCCCATATTGTACGAGGATGAGCACATTATAGTGGTGGACAAGCCCAAGGGCATGGTAGTGCATCCGGCTGCGGGAAACTATTCCGGCACTTTGGTAAATGCCCTGCTTAAACATTGCGGCACCAATCTTTCCAATATAAACGGGATTATAAGACCCGGTATTGTCCATAGAATTGACAAGGATACTTCGGGAGTTTTGGTGGTTGCAAAGAGCAATGCCGCGCATGAAGGTTTGTCTGAAAAACTTAAGGATCATGACATTGAAAGAGTTTATATTGCTGTGGTTCATGGCATAATCCGGGAGGATTATGGCAAAATTGACGCTCCCATAGGAAGGCACCCTGTTGACAGAAAAAAGATGGCTGTGAACACCAAAAACGGCAGGCGGGCAGTGACCCGTTTTAAAGTGCTTGAAAGATTCAAGGATGCCACTTATATTGAGGCGACTTTGGAAACCGGAAGAACACATCAGATACGTGTTCATATGTCCTACATAGGCTTCCCCATTATCGGGGATACGGTTTATGGAAGGAAAAATGATATATACAACATAAACGGACAGGCTCTTCATGCAAAGAAGCTTGGATTTGTCCATCCGATAAAGGGAGAGTATATGGAGTTTGAGTCACCGCTTCCCGAGTATTTTAAAGAGCTTCTTGAAAAGTTGAGAAAAAGTTAA
- the lspA gene encoding signal peptidase II translates to MIFIVLIAAFVAADQLTKYIVVRNIEFGDKISVIDNFFYLTHWRNTGAAWGIMQNGRYILVPVTVVLSILIVYFIFKNSNKFYRFSLSMILGGALGNLIDRVFRTDGVVDFLDFQFGNYHFPVFNVADTFVVVGTLLLAYYTLFIYKEDKK, encoded by the coding sequence ATGATTTTCATAGTATTAATTGCCGCTTTTGTGGCTGCTGACCAGTTGACAAAGTATATTGTTGTCAGGAATATTGAATTTGGAGACAAAATAAGTGTAATTGACAACTTTTTTTATCTGACTCACTGGAGAAATACCGGTGCTGCCTGGGGTATCATGCAGAACGGGAGATATATACTTGTTCCCGTTACGGTAGTGCTTTCAATTTTAATTGTATACTTTATTTTTAAAAACAGCAACAAGTTTTACAGATTCTCACTTAGCATGATCCTTGGAGGAGCATTGGGAAATCTTATTGACAGGGTATTTAGAACCGACGGGGTTGTGGATTTTCTTGATTTTCAGTTTGGAAATTACCATTTTCCCGTATTTAATGTTGCAGATACTTTTGTAGTGGTTGGAACTCTGCTTTTAGCCTATTATACTTTGTTTATATACAAGGAAGACAAGAAATAA
- a CDS encoding peptide ABC transporter substrate-binding protein — translation MIRERYTLRKRALLVVVLVIASIVFSACSIDLSRLLEEGNNDYDFLNNGVDDVLDTGPVKNGVLNLFSTEPDTLNPILTSNAYVKEYSCFVFESLVRLDGNQKAVPLLAESWEGSDDGLVWTFYLKENIYWHDGIPFSAEDVEFTASVIMNAGVNSPYKTCFENVESFLAQDSRTFKVLLKSPNSFTPELMTFPVIPKHYFLGEDILTTPKNNSPIGTGPYKFAEYRQGEYIRLTCNENWWNKDDGIENGIDLPYIQEVNIKIYGKNQSVMNAFQSQQVDVITLDRTNWTGYSGRSDIILKKYVSNEFEFVAFNLSNKILKEREVRTAIAYAVDREQIISSILPGEAVASDLPVIPDTWLNDTNVVSYERDVEKAKQILSDAGWKESNGIFYKRINGVNTPLSLELMVNDDNEVRLSVAEMIKEQLKEAGIEIEIKKVKWEDELNGVQSGKFDMALIGCTVASIPDISFLYSSAQIGTGLNISGYSNEEVDRYLTLILKEKDPSMKKAYFINMKEIINRDVPCLGLYFYNNMVIYNKRLRGEFNPSIWGKYYDFTRWYIPVE, via the coding sequence ATGATCAGGGAGAGATACACTTTGAGAAAAAGAGCCTTGTTGGTTGTTGTGCTGGTGATTGCAAGTATTGTTTTTTCTGCTTGCAGCATTGATTTAAGCAGATTGTTGGAAGAAGGAAACAATGACTATGATTTTTTAAATAATGGTGTGGATGATGTACTGGATACAGGGCCTGTAAAAAACGGTGTTTTAAATTTGTTTTCCACCGAGCCCGACACTCTCAATCCCATATTGACTTCCAATGCCTATGTAAAGGAGTATTCCTGCTTTGTGTTTGAAAGCCTTGTGAGGTTGGACGGAAATCAGAAGGCTGTGCCGCTTCTGGCCGAAAGCTGGGAAGGATCCGATGATGGATTGGTATGGACATTTTATTTAAAAGAAAATATTTATTGGCACGATGGTATACCTTTTTCAGCGGAAGACGTGGAATTTACGGCAAGCGTTATAATGAATGCGGGGGTAAACAGTCCGTACAAGACATGTTTTGAAAATGTGGAAAGCTTTCTTGCTCAAGACAGCAGGACATTTAAGGTGCTTTTAAAAAGCCCCAATTCTTTCACTCCCGAACTTATGACTTTTCCCGTAATTCCGAAGCATTATTTTCTTGGGGAAGATATTCTGACCACTCCCAAAAACAACAGTCCGATAGGTACCGGACCGTATAAGTTCGCGGAATACAGGCAAGGTGAGTATATCAGGCTTACATGTAATGAAAATTGGTGGAACAAAGATGATGGTATTGAAAACGGAATTGACCTTCCCTATATCCAGGAGGTCAATATAAAAATATATGGCAAAAATCAGTCTGTAATGAATGCTTTTCAGTCACAGCAAGTGGATGTCATTACTTTAGACAGGACCAATTGGACGGGCTACAGTGGAAGGTCCGATATAATTTTAAAAAAATATGTAAGTAATGAATTTGAGTTTGTTGCATTTAATCTCTCAAACAAAATACTGAAGGAAAGGGAAGTAAGGACGGCTATAGCATATGCTGTTGACAGGGAGCAGATTATAAGCAGTATTTTGCCGGGGGAGGCTGTGGCGTCGGATTTGCCCGTTATTCCCGATACATGGCTCAATGATACCAATGTTGTATCTTATGAAAGAGATGTGGAAAAGGCAAAGCAGATACTTTCAGATGCCGGATGGAAAGAAAGCAACGGTATATTTTACAAAAGAATCAACGGTGTTAACACTCCGCTTTCACTGGAGCTTATGGTAAATGATGACAACGAAGTTCGGCTGTCCGTGGCGGAAATGATAAAAGAACAGCTGAAAGAGGCGGGAATAGAAATAGAAATTAAAAAGGTCAAATGGGAGGACGAACTTAACGGAGTACAGAGCGGTAAATTTGACATGGCGCTTATCGGATGCACTGTGGCATCCATTCCGGATATATCTTTTCTGTATTCATCAGCACAAATCGGGACAGGGCTTAATATTTCCGGTTACAGCAATGAAGAGGTTGACCGGTATCTTACCTTGATTTTGAAGGAAAAGGATCCGTCAATGAAGAAAGCTTATTTTATTAACATGAAAGAAATAATAAATCGGGATGTGCCTTGTTTGGGATTGTATTTTTATAATAATATGGTTATATACAACAAAAGGTTAAGAGGAGAGTTCAATCCCAGCATATGGGGCAAATATTACGATTTTACCCGGTGGTATATACCTGTTGAGTAA
- the pgeF gene encoding peptidoglycan editing factor PgeF — protein sequence MDNRFASNKNITYKTKNQVEFIQFNNLLKYENIITHCFTTRRGGVSKGWYDSLNMAFNKTDDRRNVEENYRRVADALNLDIESMVFSNQVHQNRIRVVTEEDRGKGITRESDIIGYDGLVTNSKEVTLVTFYADCVPVFLFDPEKTVISIAHSGWRGTVMKIAKEAVEKMKDVFSSKPENIVAAIGPSIGKCCFEVGDDVYDEFRAKIDWSTEYCHRTGQKWHFDLPAIIKRTLLEEGVEEENIVLSGICTKCNKDIFFSHRGDNGRTGTMVGIMKING from the coding sequence TTGGATAACAGATTTGCATCGAACAAGAATATTACGTATAAAACGAAGAATCAGGTGGAGTTTATTCAGTTTAACAACCTGCTGAAATATGAGAATATTATAACTCACTGCTTTACCACCCGGCGGGGCGGAGTGAGCAAGGGCTGGTATGATTCTTTAAATATGGCCTTTAACAAAACTGATGACAGAAGAAATGTTGAAGAGAATTACAGAAGAGTGGCGGACGCCTTGAACCTTGATATTGAAAGCATGGTTTTTTCAAATCAGGTGCATCAAAACAGGATTCGTGTGGTGACGGAAGAAGACAGGGGAAAGGGTATAACCAGAGAAAGTGACATTATAGGTTATGACGGTCTTGTTACGAACTCAAAAGAGGTTACTCTGGTTACATTTTATGCAGACTGTGTTCCGGTTTTTCTTTTTGACCCGGAAAAGACGGTTATTTCAATTGCTCATTCCGGATGGCGCGGCACGGTGATGAAAATAGCAAAGGAAGCGGTAGAAAAGATGAAAGATGTATTTTCCAGCAAGCCTGAGAATATAGTTGCCGCAATCGGTCCGTCCATCGGCAAATGTTGCTTTGAGGTGGGAGATGATGTATATGATGAGTTTAGAGCGAAAATTGACTGGAGCACAGAGTATTGTCACAGAACAGGCCAAAAGTGGCATTTTGACCTTCCGGCAATAATTAAGAGAACTTTGCTGGAAGAAGGGGTGGAAGAGGAAAATATTGTTTTGAGCGGAATATGTACAAAATGCAACAAGGATATATTCTTTTCCCACCGGGGAGATAACGGCAGAACTGGTACGATGGTCGGAATTATGAAAATAAACGGATGA
- a CDS encoding endo-1,4-beta-xylanase — translation MKNKRVLAKITALVVLLGVFFVLPSNISQLYADYEVVHDTFEVNFDGWCNLGVDTYLTAVENEGNNGTRGMMVINRSSASDGAYSEKGFYLDGGVEYKYSVFVKHNGTGTETFKLSVSYLDSETEEENKEVIATKDVVAGEWTEISAKYKAPKTAVNITLSITTDSTVDFIFDDVTITRKGMAEANTVYAANAVLKDMYANYFRVGSVLNSGTVNNSSIKALILREFNSITCENEMKPDATLVQSGSTNTNIRVSLNRAASILNFCAQNNIAVRGHTLVWHSQTPQWFFKDNFQDNGNWVSQSVMDQRLESYIKNMFAEIQRQYPSLNLYAYDVVNEAVSDDANRTRYYGGAREPGYGNGRSPWVQIYGDNKFIEKAFTYARKYAPANCKLYYNDYNEYWDHKRDCIASICANLYNKGLLDGVGMQSHINADMNGFSGIQNYKAALQKYINIGCDVQITELDISTENGKFSLQQQADKYKAVFQAAVDINRTSSKGKVTAVCVWGPNDANTWLGSQNAPLLFNANNQPKPAYNAVASIIPQSEWGDGNNPAGGGGGGKPEEPDANGYYYHDTFEGSVGQWTARGPAEVLLSGRTAYKGSESLLVRNRTAAWNGAQRALNPRTFVPGNTYCFSVVASFIEGASSTTFCMKLQYVDGSGTQRYDTIDMKTVGPNQWVHLYNPQYRIPSDATDMYVYVETADDTINFYIDEAIGAVAGTVIEGPAPQPTQPPVLLGDVNGDGTINSTDLTMLKRSVLRAITLTDDAKARADVDKNGSINSTDVLLLSRYLLRVIDKFPVAENPSSSFKYESAVQYRPAPDSYLNPCPQAGRIVKETYTGINGTKSLNVYLPYGYDPNKKYNIFYLMHGGGENENTIFSNDVKLQNILDHAIMNGELEPLIVVTPTFNGGNCTAQNFYQEFRQNVIPFVESKYSTYAESTTPQGIAASRMHRGFGGFSMGGLTTWYVMVNCLDYVAYFMPLSGDYWYGNSPQDKANSIAEAINRSGLSKREYFVFAATGSEDIAYANMNPQIEAMKALPHFDYTSDFSKGNFYFLVAPGATHWWGYVRHYIYDALPYFFHE, via the coding sequence ATGAAAAACAAGAGAGTTTTGGCAAAAATAACGGCTCTTGTGGTATTGCTGGGAGTGTTTTTTGTATTACCGTCAAACATAAGTCAGCTATATGCTGATTATGAAGTGGTTCATGACACTTTTGAAGTTAACTTTGACGGATGGTGTAACTTGGGAGTCGACACATATTTAACGGCAGTTGAAAATGAAGGAAACAACGGTACAAGAGGTATGATGGTAATAAATCGCTCCAGTGCGAGTGACGGTGCGTATTCGGAAAAAGGTTTCTATCTCGACGGTGGTGTAGAATACAAGTACAGTGTTTTTGTAAAACACAACGGGACCGGCACCGAAACTTTCAAACTTTCTGTGTCCTATTTGGATTCGGAAACAGAAGAAGAAAATAAGGAAGTAATTGCAACAAAGGATGTTGTGGCCGGAGAATGGACTGAGATTTCGGCAAAATACAAAGCACCCAAAACTGCAGTGAATATTACTTTGTCAATTACAACCGACAGCACTGTAGATTTCATTTTTGACGATGTAACCATAACCCGTAAAGGAATGGCTGAGGCAAACACAGTATATGCAGCAAACGCTGTGCTGAAAGATATGTATGCAAACTATTTCAGAGTTGGTTCGGTACTTAACTCCGGAACGGTAAACAATTCATCAATAAAGGCCTTGATTTTAAGAGAGTTTAACAGTATTACCTGTGAAAATGAAATGAAGCCTGATGCCACACTGGTTCAATCAGGATCAACCAATACAAATATCAGGGTTTCTCTTAATCGTGCAGCAAGTATTTTAAACTTCTGTGCACAAAATAATATAGCCGTCAGAGGTCATACACTGGTTTGGCACAGCCAGACACCTCAATGGTTTTTCAAAGACAATTTCCAGGACAACGGAAACTGGGTTTCCCAATCAGTTATGGACCAGCGTTTGGAAAGCTACATAAAAAATATGTTTGCTGAAATCCAAAGACAGTATCCGTCTTTGAATCTTTATGCCTATGACGTTGTAAATGAGGCAGTAAGTGATGATGCAAACAGGACCAGATATTATGGCGGGGCGAGGGAACCTGGATACGGAAATGGTAGATCTCCATGGGTTCAGATCTACGGAGACAACAAATTTATTGAGAAAGCATTTACATATGCAAGAAAATATGCTCCGGCAAATTGTAAGCTTTACTACAACGATTACAACGAATATTGGGATCATAAGAGAGACTGTATTGCCTCAATTTGTGCAAACTTGTACAACAAGGGCTTGCTTGACGGTGTGGGAATGCAGTCCCATATTAATGCGGATATGAATGGATTCTCAGGTATACAAAATTATAAAGCAGCTTTGCAGAAATATATAAATATCGGTTGTGATGTCCAAATTACCGAGCTTGATATTAGTACAGAAAACGGCAAATTTAGCTTACAGCAGCAGGCTGATAAATATAAAGCTGTTTTCCAGGCAGCTGTTGATATAAACAGAACCTCCAGCAAAGGAAAGGTTACGGCTGTCTGTGTATGGGGACCTAATGACGCCAATACTTGGCTCGGTTCACAAAATGCACCTCTTTTGTTTAACGCAAACAATCAACCGAAACCGGCATACAATGCGGTTGCATCCATTATTCCTCAGTCCGAATGGGGCGACGGTAACAATCCGGCCGGCGGCGGAGGAGGAGGCAAACCGGAAGAGCCGGATGCAAACGGATATTATTATCATGACACTTTTGAAGGAAGCGTAGGACAGTGGACAGCCAGAGGACCTGCGGAAGTTCTGCTTAGCGGAAGAACGGCTTACAAAGGTTCAGAATCACTCTTGGTAAGGAACCGTACGGCAGCATGGAACGGAGCACAACGGGCGCTGAATCCCAGAACGTTTGTTCCCGGAAACACATATTGTTTCAGCGTAGTGGCATCGTTTATTGAAGGTGCGTCTTCCACAACATTCTGCATGAAGCTGCAATACGTAGACGGAAGCGGCACTCAACGGTATGATACCATAGATATGAAAACTGTGGGTCCAAATCAGTGGGTTCACCTGTACAATCCGCAATACAGAATTCCTTCCGATGCAACAGATATGTATGTTTATGTGGAAACAGCGGATGACACCATTAACTTCTACATAGATGAGGCAATCGGAGCGGTTGCCGGAACTGTAATCGAAGGACCTGCTCCACAGCCTACACAGCCTCCGGTACTGCTTGGCGATGTAAACGGTGATGGAACCATTAACTCAACTGACTTGACAATGTTAAAGAGAAGCGTGTTGAGGGCAATCACCCTTACCGACGATGCAAAGGCTAGAGCAGACGTTGACAAGAATGGATCGATAAACAGCACTGATGTTTTACTTCTTTCACGCTACCTTTTAAGAGTAATCGACAAATTTCCTGTAGCAGAAAATCCTTCTTCTTCTTTTAAATATGAGTCGGCCGTGCAATATCGGCCGGCTCCTGATTCTTATTTAAACCCTTGTCCGCAGGCGGGAAGAATTGTCAAGGAAACATATACAGGAATAAACGGAACTAAGAGTCTTAATGTATATCTTCCATACGGTTATGATCCGAACAAAAAATATAACATTTTCTACCTTATGCATGGCGGCGGTGAAAATGAGAATACGATTTTCAGCAACGATGTTAAATTGCAAAATATCCTTGACCACGCGATTATGAACGGTGAACTTGAGCCTTTGATTGTAGTAACACCCACTTTCAACGGCGGAAACTGCACGGCCCAAAACTTTTATCAGGAATTCAGGCAAAATGTCATTCCTTTTGTGGAAAGCAAGTACTCTACTTATGCAGAATCAACAACCCCACAGGGAATAGCCGCTTCAAGAATGCACAGAGGTTTCGGCGGATTCTCAATGGGAGGATTGACAACATGGTATGTAATGGTTAACTGCCTTGATTACGTTGCATATTTTATGCCTTTAAGCGGTGACTACTGGTATGGAAACAGTCCGCAGGATAAGGCTAATTCAATTGCTGAAGCAATTAACAGATCCGGACTTTCAAAGAGGGAGTATTTCGTATTTGCGGCCACCGGTTCCGAGGATATTGCATATGCTAATATGAATCCTCAAATTGAAGCTATGAAGGCTTTGCCGCATTTTGATTATACTTCGGATTTTTCCAAAGGTAATTTTTACTTTCTTGTAGCTCCGGGCGCCACTCACTGGTGGGGATACGTAAGACATTATATTTATGATGCACTTCCATATTTCTTCCATGAATGA
- a CDS encoding IS110-like element ISCth7 family transposase gives MFYGGIDVAKYRHEICIVDESGNVILQIFVDNTRNGLDKLIHNLKRLEIEVSNVEFCLEATGHYWLSLYYHLTELGYKIHVINPIQSDALRNFYVRKTKTDRKDAHLLADIVRFGHISETKLASETVLKLQNLSRLRFEFVRQVGGLKNRVLGILDRIFPEYPQCFSNVFINTSRELLKSFTAPEDLAEADLSELTDFLNKHSRGRLGVDRAKQIQALAKGTFGINIALDAFTLELRLLVEQIEFIEEQISVIEEAIDQVMEEMRPSKDTAYRHVLETIPGIGPVLAASIIGEIGDINRFPNAKALVAYAGLDATVRSSGQFEGTRNRISKRGSPVLRHSIWLAAVSARRFNPEMKEFFEKKRSEGKHTLVATGAVARRMVHLIYSLWKDNRPFDPNYQWSPTNSR, from the coding sequence ATGTTCTATGGTGGTATTGATGTAGCCAAGTATCGTCATGAGATTTGTATTGTGGATGAAAGCGGTAATGTAATCCTCCAAATTTTTGTGGATAATACTAGAAATGGCCTTGATAAACTCATTCATAACTTGAAGCGATTAGAAATCGAAGTGAGTAATGTTGAGTTTTGTTTGGAAGCTACCGGCCACTACTGGCTAAGTCTTTACTACCACCTTACAGAGTTGGGGTATAAAATCCATGTGATAAATCCTATCCAATCCGATGCTTTACGTAATTTCTATGTCCGTAAAACTAAAACAGATCGTAAGGATGCTCACCTTCTTGCAGATATCGTTCGTTTTGGTCATATTTCTGAAACCAAACTTGCTTCAGAAACTGTTCTTAAGCTGCAAAACCTATCACGGCTTCGTTTCGAATTTGTCCGGCAAGTGGGTGGGCTAAAAAACAGGGTTCTAGGTATCCTTGATAGGATCTTTCCTGAATACCCGCAATGTTTTTCTAATGTTTTTATTAATACATCCCGGGAATTGCTTAAGTCTTTTACTGCACCAGAAGACCTGGCTGAAGCAGATCTATCAGAGCTAACCGATTTTTTAAATAAGCATTCTCGGGGTAGGTTGGGAGTTGATCGGGCCAAACAGATACAGGCTCTGGCTAAAGGCACTTTTGGCATTAATATTGCACTAGATGCTTTTACTCTTGAACTTCGATTATTAGTCGAACAAATTGAATTTATCGAAGAACAAATCAGTGTTATAGAAGAAGCCATTGACCAAGTTATGGAGGAAATGCGGCCTAGTAAGGATACTGCTTATCGACATGTTTTAGAGACTATCCCTGGTATTGGGCCTGTTCTTGCTGCTTCAATTATTGGAGAAATTGGCGATATTAACCGCTTTCCTAATGCTAAGGCTCTTGTGGCTTATGCTGGTTTAGATGCAACTGTGCGCTCTTCCGGTCAGTTTGAGGGTACCCGTAATCGTATTTCAAAAAGGGGTTCTCCTGTCCTAAGGCATAGTATTTGGCTCGCTGCTGTTTCTGCTAGACGTTTCAATCCGGAAATGAAAGAGTTTTTTGAGAAAAAACGCAGTGAAGGAAAGCATACCTTGGTTGCAACGGGTGCCGTAGCTCGCCGTATGGTTCACTTGATATACTCTCTATGGAAAGATAACAGGCCTTTTGACCCTAACTATCAATGGTCACCCACAAACTCTCGTTAG